Proteins encoded together in one Paenibacillus sp. J23TS9 window:
- a CDS encoding extracellular solute-binding protein, whose protein sequence is MKKWISLILTSTLLTAGLAGCGGGSEKEAADASDESKPLKFSISSTTSGNAYAESSKDVNNDKWVKEFEKRANVDVDLRMIPLKDFDSKMAVMYAGGDIPDVVQNVGGATDKSMSGSIEAGVFMPLDDLLNEYAPNIMKAVPKEAWAEVSYKGKIYGVPTWISNPSRRATYIRTDLLEKTGLPVPKTMDDYLNVMRAFKKLGVPAPYQARENFKYADIGFGAYDALGYQFTEKDGEVVPKFYNAENMEKALTVYKTMYDEGLIQKDFATIQAPQYSENIEAGNAGIWTANAASLLDFRTKVQASVPDAKVDIISSPEGENGLKGYGLYSSVNTSLYINSKVSKEKAIRIIKLFDWMQTPEATKFFSFGIEGENYTEKDGKIDYKFPTDKAGNDEQGFRSLLRWVGDATINRERTELLPGGQDVLKALDETLADEGIGGIGFVPELESFSKNPDLASKRPDQAPKLIIDHMVKMIYGKEPITDWPKVIEEYKQKGGNDIVKEATERFKNKDGVLNQSSRNK, encoded by the coding sequence ATGAAGAAATGGATCAGCCTGATTTTGACATCAACGCTCCTTACAGCAGGACTTGCAGGATGCGGAGGCGGCAGCGAGAAGGAAGCGGCCGATGCCTCGGATGAATCAAAACCGCTTAAATTCTCTATCTCCTCGACAACAAGTGGAAACGCTTACGCGGAAAGCTCAAAGGATGTCAACAACGACAAATGGGTGAAGGAATTCGAAAAGCGCGCCAATGTGGATGTGGACTTGCGCATGATTCCGCTGAAGGATTTTGACTCGAAAATGGCCGTCATGTACGCGGGCGGAGATATCCCGGATGTGGTACAGAATGTCGGCGGCGCAACAGATAAATCGATGTCGGGCTCTATTGAAGCCGGTGTGTTCATGCCGCTCGATGACTTGCTGAACGAATACGCGCCGAACATCATGAAAGCGGTTCCGAAGGAAGCGTGGGCCGAGGTCAGCTATAAAGGAAAAATATACGGCGTACCAACGTGGATAAGCAATCCTTCCCGCCGCGCTACGTATATTCGTACGGACCTGCTCGAAAAAACGGGGCTTCCGGTTCCGAAAACGATGGATGATTACCTGAACGTCATGCGTGCATTCAAGAAACTGGGCGTGCCTGCGCCGTACCAAGCCCGCGAAAACTTCAAATATGCCGATATCGGCTTCGGAGCCTACGACGCGCTCGGTTATCAGTTTACTGAGAAGGATGGCGAGGTCGTTCCGAAGTTCTACAATGCGGAGAACATGGAAAAAGCGCTCACAGTATACAAAACCATGTATGATGAGGGCTTGATTCAGAAGGATTTTGCAACGATCCAGGCACCTCAATATTCCGAGAACATTGAGGCAGGAAATGCAGGGATCTGGACAGCCAATGCTGCAAGCTTGCTTGATTTCCGCACGAAAGTCCAAGCCTCCGTGCCGGACGCGAAAGTGGATATCATCTCGTCTCCTGAAGGAGAAAACGGCTTGAAGGGATACGGATTGTACAGCTCGGTCAATACCTCTTTGTATATCAACAGCAAAGTAAGCAAGGAAAAAGCCATTCGCATCATCAAGCTGTTCGACTGGATGCAGACGCCTGAAGCGACCAAATTCTTCAGCTTTGGCATCGAAGGTGAAAATTATACCGAGAAAGACGGCAAGATCGATTACAAGTTCCCGACAGACAAGGCAGGCAATGACGAACAAGGCTTCCGCTCCCTGCTGAGATGGGTTGGCGACGCAACGATTAACCGCGAGCGTACCGAGCTGCTTCCTGGCGGACAGGATGTGCTGAAAGCGCTGGACGAAACGCTGGCCGACGAAGGTATTGGCGGAATCGGATTCGTGCCTGAGCTGGAATCGTTCAGCAAAAATCCGGATCTGGCATCCAAGCGTCCCGATCAGGCGCCGAAGCTGATCATCGACCACATGGTGAAAATGATTTATGGCAAGGAGCCGATCACGGATTGGCCGAAAGTCATTGAGGAATACAAGCAAAAAGGCGGTAATGATATCGTCAAGGAAGCTACCGAACGTTTTAAAAACAAGGACGGTGTCCTGAACCAATCGAGCCGTAACAAGTAA